The Aedes albopictus strain Foshan chromosome 2, AalbF5, whole genome shotgun sequence region TTGTGCCTTCTTCTGGGGAATCGTTAAGGTACGGGATGTGGATTTTTAATCTCGGGAATGAATATTTTTGTCATCAACTGAAATTACTTCTCATCATCAGGAGCGGTCACAGTATATATTGCCATTCTTCTGCCTCCTGGTGGCCACCATGGGCTTCATCGGGCACGCCCACGTCGAAAGGATGCTGTTCGAAGTCAGCGAAGATGAGCGAAGGTTCATTATTGTGGCGTTTGTGTTTACGACAGGTAGGGCGCTCCAGGGTTGGTCCGTTGGAAGTTGTTATTAAATCATTTCATTGTGTTGTACTTCCAGCTGTGTTGGTTTTTGCCAGTGCTATCACGTTGATGCTGTACAGGGAAATGAACAACCTGAGACGATACAAGACAGAGTTTAACGAGCTTTTTGCACCCGAGGAAAAACATTGATGTAATACGAGGACCAGTttagaaaaaaagtttatcaatAGGTAAATGTTGGACAGGTTCAACAAAGTACAAGTGTCGGTATAATTAGATTATGGTAAGATAATCACGTTTATTATGTTCAATCAAGCCAGTTGCTCAATTAAAAGACTATTTAGTGTATATTTCATAATATGTATTGTTTCAATGATGTTTTTCACTGTCAGCTAAAAAGGGAAACATTTGGTTCGTTTAAGGGAAAATAGGGTAAATTGGTATATTAAATGCATCAGGAAAAACCTCATTTTCTAGCAATTTAGACGTATTTCACACATGTAATCGATtacgtaggggaaagtggggaaaGATGCTATttatcaaactttcatcgtttttaaTGATAAATAGCCTTATATGTTAGGCTTTCAGagcggtaacagcaactagacaacattttcttaatacttcagcagaaatattcacgAAACTTGCGCTTTTTCATTGATTTCATGCGATCCTAAAAGttagttcgtaaaacggaagtagtcccatcatttttcgggcatttccgaatCTCTTTCGCCCcttctgtcccgcttttttcgtatactcaatacatggagtgttgcCCCCCTGCCCGCTAATCGAtgatcgtcatatttgaatgacccctaacatagatggcgtagacatcaacaaccatgcaccTCCATATgtgtctcaatctccttggaaacacatggttgataataaaatcacccgaaaaccttaactgcaagcacgaaaaattggaagctgccaattttcattgggaaatcagaaGTATTTTCAATGGGCTTGGCGGCCAAGTTTCTAGAAGAATGATATATGCAAACATATTTTGACACCGTTAACCTACAGTtgtgatcaaatcacattcaagaatgattttatgagttgtgccattttaccccatcttggcattttggactttgttcccctatcttaaggcgaaactggatccattttctcactttttggttttcgattttttataaaataacgaagcaatattttcaaaatcggttttcgtacacatgtagagtatggaacaAGGtatccactgatttttttttcgtggtggaaaatgtttttcgtttttgcataaaccatttttgaataaaatttcacaaaaaaatggtttctgcaaaactggaaaactttttccaccacaaaaaaaatcagaagataccttgatccatgctccacatgtgcacgaaaaccgattttgataatattgcttcgttatttaataaaaaatcaaaaaccaaataaaaaaataggaaatgcttccagttttcgcCTTAAACATTGAATTCATATGGCTATCAAGCTggtacatttttgcctttctcgtacaccatgtgtactggaaaggctttatgttcactccaaaaatgactttttgataggatgcCCGGATGGTctagtcatatataccaatcaactgagCTTGACGAATTAAGGTGATgtctatgtgtgtgtatgtgtattagacctgttcactttgaaacttttttctccgattttccgtgacacatcaaattatcaacccacatgcaaaaccaagtcttcagtccaaaattgagccaaattgatgaagatttaaaggtgtggggctgtccataaaccacgtggtcatttttttgggacttctcaacccccccgcgtggtcattagtccatacaaaatttttttttcgtccatacaaaatggtcattggccgaacaccaccccccccccccccgtgaccacgtggtttatgggcagCCCCTGTatgaaatcgattttgtgttttttttagccgttttcacggaaatttactcagaaattcacaaaattgctccgaaaagatgccggagataccgttaggatatagctagaacaatactctacaactttgccgaagacactacagtGTTTAAATATTGGATGGAAAATAGCAGAGAAAGCAGTAAAACACGTCTTTACAGGTCGAGGTAACAAACTGGTGTGATCTTTATTCATCTCTCAAAATGCTACATTTCTACAGACCAGCATGGTTTCATTCCTGGTAGGTCTGTGGTAACTAATTTGCTGGAATTCACAAGCACGTGCCTTACAGCAATGGAGCAGCACACGCAAGTTGATGTCATCTACACAGACCTGAAAGCTGCCTTCGACAAGATTGACCATCGAATACTGATATCTAAGCTTGCGAGGCTGGGAGCATCAGCAACGCTGACATCATGGCTGCATTCTTACCTGACTGATAGAACACTTCGTGTGCAACTGGATTCTTATGTGTCTGAACCATTCACTAGTTTGTCCGGTGTGCCTCAAGGCAGTAATTTGGGTCCATTACTCTTTACGctatttttcaatgatgttgcggCACTTCTGGGAGCCAAAGTCAAACTCGTATATGCGGACGATTTGAAACTTTACCTCGTTGTACGCACGGTGGAGGATTGTCATCAACTCCAAAATCTACTGGATTTATTCGTTAGTTGGTGCCGTCGGAATAAACTGATCGTCAGTATTCCGAAATGTGTTGTGATGACATTTCATCGTAATAAGGACCCAATAGTTTTCAACTACCACATAGATGGCACTCTGCTCCGTAGAGTTGATCAAGTGAATGATCTTGGTGTGCTTCTGGACCCGAAGCTGGATTTCCGTCTCCACTATTCATCGGTTATATCCAAAGCGAACCGACAGCTCGGATTTATCTCCAAGATTGCTCGTGACTTCAAGGATCCTCACTGTTTAAAAGCACTGTATTGCTCGCTAGTTCGGCCGATTTTAGAAAACGCTTCTATCGTCTGGTGTCCATATGAGATGACCTGGATCCTTCGCCTCGAACGTGTACAGAAGAGATTTGTCAGGCTGGCATTGCGGAATCTACCATGGCGCGACCCAGTGAATTTGCCTCCATATCCAAACAGGTGTTTGTTGCTCGACTTGGAGACATTGGAGCAAAGAAGAAAAATTCAACAAGCAACATTTGTCGCAAAGCTACTCAATGGTGAGGTGGATTGCCCGGTATTGCTATCGCAGCTAAACTTTCGTGTCCCGCACCGGTCACTTCGGAATAACAGCCTCTTGCAGCTAAGTTATCATCGCACGGCGTATGGCTACAATGAACCCTTAACAGCGGTAATCCGAGTATTTTCATCAATGGAATCTCTTTTTGAGTTCGGCGAATCTTCCAATACGTTTCGTAATAGAATAAGAAGAAATGTCTAATGTTTGCTGTTctattttataatttcaatgtaTAGCTGTTTAgttttaatgtatttttgttttgttttgtttttacaatttaaCCACATTCATGTAGACTACTTGTCAGATgaattataataaataaataaataaataaataaatctcctTTTCCCTCTTCATTCATGCCCCATTGCGTTACACTAATGGTCCATTCACACTGTCGATTGCGTATTCGATGAATGCGTGATGCTCAATGGCACAATGATGCTCAATGGCACAGTGCTGCCATCACTCCTCCTCATCGCGCTGAGATCGTAGACCAATCCTCTCGCGTATGTTCTCCAGCTTCACCCTGTTCAGCGGTTTTGTTAGTATGTCCGCCAACATGTCCGCCGATGGGCAATATGTCACATTTATGTTGCGTGATTCTGCCAAATCCTTCACGAAGTGATATTTGGTGTCCACGTGCTTGGATCGCTTCAGTCCTGCGTTCTCGTCCAACATCTTGATGCAACTTTGATTGTCTTCGAAGATCTGCACTGGTTTCTGTACAGGCTCCCCGAAGTCCTTCAGTAGCTTATTGATCCAGAGCAGCTCCCGGC contains the following coding sequences:
- the LOC109425640 gene encoding uncharacterized protein LOC109425640: MSKVYEKSLHFMQRVHIPYEDKRILAYLIGGLATLFGTVIYGMVAAHKFGALGDAGCLSLSYVYNLEFPLLTVMLMVYYVTACAFFWGIVKERSQYILPFFCLLVATMGFIGHAHVERMLFEVSEDERRFIIVAFVFTTAVLVFASAITLMLYREMNNLRRYKTEFNELFAPEEKH